CTGTTTCTTTATCTTCAAATTGAACAATCCCAATATTAGGCATTTCTAATTCTCTTTGATCTTGAACTTGTAAAGCTATGATGTCGTGTCTACGGTTAGCAATTTTTAAAGAGTTTTCAAAATCACTATCTATAAAATCAGAGATGATAAAGCCTACACTTCGTTTTTTTATAACATTATTAAAATGCTTTAAGGCATTGCTAATGTTTGTTTTTTTGCTTAAAGGTTTAAATTCAATAAGCTCTCTTATTATTCTGAGTATGTGTTTTTTACCTTTTTTAGGTGGTATAAACAATTCCACTTCTTCAGTGAATAACATTAAACCAATTTTATCATTGTTTTGAGTCGCTGAAAAAGCAATCACGGCACACAATTCCGCGATAATTTCTTTCTTTATCACCTGATCAGAACCGAATAATTCAGAGCTAGAAATATCAACCATCAACATGACTGTTAACTCTCTTTCTTCGTGAAAAACTTTAACGTAAGGATGGTTAAAACGTGCAGTAACGTTCCAATCAATGGTTCGAATTTCATCTCCAGGCATATATTCTCTCACCTCAGCAAATGCCATACCTCTTCCTTTAAAGGCAGAGTGGTATTCACCAGAGAAAACCTGATTAGAGAGACCCTTAGTCTTGATCTCGATTTTACGTACTTTTTTTAATAGCTCTTTAGTGTCCATTGTGCAAATAACTTACTACAAATGATTTAGATCGTAAGGTTATTAAGGTACATCTACTCGATTTAGGATAGTGTTGATAATCGTTTCAGTAGTTACATTTTCAGCTTCAGCCTCATAGCTTAAACCAATTCTGTGTCTTAGTACATCGTGACAAACTGCTCGAATATCTTCAGGGATAACGTATCCTCTTTTCTTAATAAAAGCATAAGCTTTTGCTGTTGTAGCTAATGCAATACTAGCTCTTGGTGATCCTCCAAATTCAATTAAAGGTTCTAACTCATCTAAACCATAGTCTTTAGGAGTACGTGTGGCATAAACAATATCAACAATGTATTGCTCTAT
This Flavobacteriales bacterium DNA region includes the following protein-coding sequences:
- a CDS encoding DUF58 domain-containing protein; translation: MDTKELLKKVRKIEIKTKGLSNQVFSGEYHSAFKGRGMAFAEVREYMPGDEIRTIDWNVTARFNHPYVKVFHEERELTVMLMVDISSSELFGSDQVIKKEIIAELCAVIAFSATQNNDKIGLMLFTEEVELFIPPKKGKKHILRIIRELIEFKPLSKKTNISNALKHFNNVIKKRSVGFIISDFIDSDFENSLKIANRRHDIIALQVQDQRELEMPNIGIVQFEDKETGKYRWINTSRKKTRTNYKANTLRRNATLKETFRRAGVDYALIETHKPYTIPLMNLFKQR